The Hyphomicrobiales bacterium sequence TTGTTGAAGGGCGGTAGTCAGCTCGCTGCGTCGACGGCTTCAAGAACGATGACACCGATCGGTTCGGCGAGATGATCGCCGATCGCGCTGCGGTAATTCTTGTAGTGTTCGCTGTCCCGGTGTGCTTGCAGCGCCTCGCCGTCGCGATACTTCTCGAACAGATGGTAGCTATGTTCCCCCTCGCGGCTGACTTGGCGCTTATACAGGTCGTAGCACTCGTTGCCCGGCTCGTTGCGGGTCGGCGCAACCATACCCCGCAGAATCGTCTCGACCTCCTTTTCCTGCCCGGATTTCGGCCGAAAAGACGCAAATACCAAGACCTTGTTTTCGGCCACGAAGCCCCTCACTCTCTGATTTTCGGACAATTGCTATCTCGACATGTTGCATCATAACGTTCTATAACATACGGGACAAGGTCCTAGGAGGAGCGAAAATGCCCGCAATTAATCCGATTCCTGATGCGATGAGCATCGTTATGGTCCAGTTTTCGCCGGACGCTGCGACGGATGCCTCAGGAGTGCGGCGTAATATGGCGGCGATCAACGCCTATGTCGACCGTGCCTGCGCAGGCTTCCCGGGGGTCGATCTCATCGTTTTCCCGGAATACAGCACCCACGGGTTCGGTTTCGATCCTTACGCCAATCATCTTCGCCTTTCTTCGACCGTGCCGGGGCCGGAGACCGAGGCCTTCGGAGAGAAGGCGCGCGAATATGGCGTATGGCTGTGCGTTTCCGTGGTCGAACGGGCCGACGACCCGCGCCACAACCCGCACAATGCCATGGTCATTATCGATCCGGACGGAGAGGTGGCGCTGAAGTATCGCAAGATGATGCCGTGGTGCCCCAAGGAGCCGTGGACGCCGGGCGAGGCGATGTATGTCTGCGACGGCCCCAAGGGCTCCAAGCTTGCGATCACGCTATGCTCGGATTTCGACTATCCGGAAGTTGCCCGCGAAGCGGCCTGGAAAGGCGCCAACGTGATCCTGCGGCCGTCGAAATACATGTATCCCTGGGACAATATCTGGGACATCACCAATCAGGTTCGCGCGTACGAGAACCAAGCCTATGTCGTTGCCGTCAACCACACGGGCCAGGACGCTTCCTACTCCTATTTCGGCCGCTCGATGGCCTGCGACTTCGACGGCAACATCATCTGCAAGATGGGCGATACCGAGGGCTTCACGAAGGTCGACGTCTACCCCAGGCTTGTCGAGGCGGCTCGCGATCGGCGCACGTCGAACAACTACCTCTACCAGCTCAAGCACCGTGGCTACACCGGTATGCCCCCGCACGGCCTGACCGACAATCCGTTCACCATCTACAGCCAATGGGACGAGATACCCGAGCGTT is a genomic window containing:
- a CDS encoding putative quinol monooxygenase: MAENKVLVFASFRPKSGQEKEVETILRGMVAPTRNEPGNECYDLYKRQVSREGEHSYHLFEKYRDGEALQAHRDSEHYKNYRSAIGDHLAEPIGVIVLEAVDAAS
- a CDS encoding nitrilase-related carbon-nitrogen hydrolase, with amino-acid sequence MAAINAYVDRACAGFPGVDLIVFPEYSTHGFGFDPYANHLRLSSTVPGPETEAFGEKAREYGVWLCVSVVERADDPRHNPHNAMVIIDPDGEVALKYRKMMPWCPKEPWTPGEAMYVCDGPKGSKLAITLCSDFDYPEVAREAAWKGANVILRPSKYMYPWDNIWDITNQVRAYENQAYVVAVNHTGQDASYSYFGRSMACDFDGNIICKMGDTEGFTKVDVYPRLVEAARDRRTSNNYLYQLKHRGYTGMPPHGLTDNPFTIYSQWDEIPERWNQPPSEEAERVSEAGRASLSRASRKLTAAE